From Quercus robur chromosome 8, dhQueRobu3.1, whole genome shotgun sequence:
CACATTGCAATTATGCAGTGACTGTGATGTATTTGTGCCCTTTGAACACACTCTCCGCTTCAAGTCttcattttgtttcttcaattcTTGCACATTGGCTGTTAGTACTTGGATTTTTTGAGTCATCACTATGGGGTTCAGCAGCGTAGTTGTGGTAGAGTCCATCGATTCTACGGAACTTAGTCAATAGAGAATTCAATGGCTTATTGATTGATAGCCTGTCGTTCTCACAAATGGCACCAAACTGATGAAACAGAATTTCGGTTCGTCAGTACGATGGATGACCTGGAGCTCGTCAGTACTATGGACGACCTGGAGATCCTGTACCAAAAAAAGCATTAAGCAGATAATGACACTGGTTTAGGGCCTGCCAAAGATCCTCTGATACTTAAATTAGCTTAAACTCTTTAGAAATCTGTAATCTGTAAAGTAATTTGTGTGTGTATTCAACATGCCTCACTTGCTTGTCTCTCCTGGATTTATGTAGCCTTTGTGTGAGTAAATGCTCAATCTACTAGCCTCTCTAACGTTGTATCACAACTGGAGGATTTATGGTCTAATAATGACCATTTATCCTCAGCCCTTTAATGCCTATAACAGCCATTAAATGCGCATAATTGGACGGCAGTAACGGCTCTGTGCTCATTTATCATTTGGACATTAAATGCTATCTGGAACTAATGCATTTACGCTCGTCCatacttttaattttcattaacaTGAACGGTTTGCAAAATGGACAAGCGTTTTATCGCTATCCATCAGTTATGGTTGAGCTGGAGGCTAAAATGCTCATTTAATAGCTATCCCCATTCAATGTCTTGTAACGGCTGTGTAATAGTCAGTTTGAGATAGTTATAACAGCTACGAGCTGGTGGCTAGAAAAGTCGTACGTCCGTTACACTTGTGCCATTTAAGTGAAGAATTTATATCTGAGCATTAATGTGTGCTTACGATTGTCCTTAGTAATAAAGGTCGTCCTTAGTAATGACTGTCGTCCTTAGTAATGACGATCGTTCTTAGTAATGATGGTCACTTTATGGACGACCATTTTACACTACTCGTCATGTACTaaatttgtattaaattttCTATGTCATAGATAAAAATACTTTTGACGTTACTCGTCAACTTGAGGAGCAGTTCTAAATACAAATGTTTTTAGTGTCAGATCTACTACTTATATTGAgtttattatagatttttttcttttattttttttttatctaatgtattatattttatttttaactatgTATATAATTTATGCGTTTTGGATCAATATTTTTCGTTTGACTTTTTAACTAATTTGCTTTTATGCAACTGTATAAAtgcatcaaattttttgtttaagtaCAACtataattttgacaaattttagcaaaaaaacaactttgaaaGCACACCTATTTTATAGATGATTTAACTTTATTTCATGTATCATTTACAATACGTAtacacattttattttattttattttttggaaactattaaaattaattttcagaCTTGAAACTAAAGGATTTATCTATGGACAAAGTTTGACTATAACTCCACTCAATATCTCTTTattagatgtaaattttgacaaatttaccattagattTCATTGTTTTCTTATATCTAGCATGCTTGAAAATTCTCCAAAAGttcaaaaatcaatagctatgttatcaattaaatattaaaatttcaagtttttgtagtcttaaattatatataaaaaagttttcaataaaTGACATCCAAGTAGTACAAAATTTTCCATATGTGTTAATAATATAAAGGAAATGCAATTtaatggttaaattttcaaaatatatagtcattttaattttttagtagaagttatagccaaactttgtccttatatattatttagctttattctttaagttttttttttaaattatttgtattgaatgaaatatgaaaaaaaaaatgttagaaagtATGTTAAAGTTTTTCCTCTGTATGTGAAAAAATAAGAATCATCCCATATTAATATGACCCATCAAAGACCGGATAAGGGTCATTGAAATAAGTCAAATAACAACCTGTTTTAGTCAATCAGTTTTGGACCCGAACCCAATCGACCAACCGTTTACCATGTTTAATTAAGGGTAAGAGTAGATGAGGAAAAGGTGCcgagtttcaaaagatgaaTCTGGAGTCGGTCCGGCTAAATCCGGTTTTGGGCCTCTTGGGGTTAGATGAGTCTAGGTAAGCTCTTTAAGGTTGCTTATAAACTGTTATTGGTTATTGAAACAAGTATCCAAAAGGGGAAAAgaattaagtattaatttttattttttgaggaattttttttttttttttgagaattaagtattaataatatcaaaaagctAAGGAAATTTCTACcagagtttatttttttatttttggattgacTTGGATTTATTTCAGGAAGTAAACAAGGCAAAGCAGTGTGCCAGTACTAGTAGCTGTAAAATAAGCAAATCAAAGTTCCCTTTGATTCTCATTACTATTACTTTTTCTAGTCCAAGAAAATTTTCCCAACTACACCAACCCATTTGCTAAAGCTTACATTTGGGCTTCGTTTGATGGACTTGAACTAGGACCCGAATGGAAAATACATGTATAAGCTATTTATATCTTCTGCTACACGCCAGACATTGAAGTACATGGGATTACAGATTGAATACAACTTATTTATTCACTAGTGACACTGACGTTTCAaggctttatttatttacagaGCCTGTTAGATGGTGGACGCAAGTTGTTTTTTCATACCGAAGTCAAGTGTcctgattaattttttttttttttttgatacagaAGTGTCCTAATTAATTGAATCACAAATGCGTGTGAAGGAGTAGGATAAAGAGGCAGAGTAAACTGCAAAATATTTGGTTCTTTAATTGTCATACTGAATCTGATCCTTATAGATATATGAAACAAAGCACCACCAAATAGAGATAACATCAGCTAGGACAGGTATTGACAGAGCCATAAACTCAATTACAAGGAAGATAACCTAAAGAGATCATACAGATAACTTACAAAACATACAACATGCTCAATATATGTAAAAAGCCATAGATGGGGGAATGTAAGATTCCTCTGGAAATTATGCGTCACTAACCACAGGCACCTTTTCATACCCTTCCAACTCTCTAAACCTCCGAGGAAGGATGAACCGACCACCAAACCGCTGCTGCAAGAAAATGATCAATGCAAAAACCAAACCCCCAAGAGGGATAACCACATCCCAAGCAGTGGAATAAAAATCTGCACCAGGATTTGCATATATGTATGACCCATCATACTGGTGGAAATAATTGTGAGCCCTGTAAAGATCATATGTATGAGGTAGTAATCTGACTATAGTGTTCCCCATGTAGAATGCACAAGAGAGAGCTCTCTCTCTGGTGTTCAAAAACAGGTTGAGCAGTATTTGAGGCAAAAGAAACCCATCCAAGACCAAACTAGCAAAAGATTTTAAATCACGCCAATAAGAACGTGCATTGGTTCTTAAGGTATTTTCATTATTCACCCAGTTGGCTATCACAGCTACTAAAGCCCCAGCTGCACATAATGGTAAAACCACAAAGAGAACCCTCTTCTCAGCAACCCACAAAGCCTTCTGATTTCCTACACCCCTTCTTGCGGACCATGTTCTATGCAGAAGACGGAATTGAAACAAGAAAACTACCATTCCAACCATCCTTACAATTACCTCCTTTGCTTCAATCCATCCACCACTGTTAAGCAATATTCTTTGCTTACTATAATTTCCCAGGAACAAGGCTTCAAAGTTGAGAACAAGAGGTATCATGTAACCCAAAGTGAGAATGGACAGCATGACAAGTGAGGTGAAGGGAAGCACATGAGAGTGCCTTTTGACATGAAAGAGTTGGAGTCCCACAAAAACACATGAAAGTGTTGTGGAGATAAGTACCATAATGATTTCTGCATCCATCCTCGGAATGGAGGTTTGATCCCTGTAATAAGCATTTGCAGTCAAGTTTAAAACTTCAAAGTaaagattatcaaatttttcCCGTGTGCTTTGAATGGTTCCCTTGATAGGACCtgaatttcttttatttgttgaagGGAACTCAAAATTGACAAGAATCTCACAATCCAAATAATCATTTGAGTGAGTTCTGCACCCTACCATACACAAGATTCCTGTTTCAGCATCATACAACCCTTCAGCTAAGATCTCAAAGCTCTCTTGCAATTTTAAAGATGTGTTGAATGGAGAGTTCGTCGAGTTACTCGAGTACGTTGTGAGGCCTATGTGGTAGCTGGTATTGACTGGACCACTGCTGTTGAAATTCGCTGGCTCTTCAGGCTCCATATAGCTTGAGTACTGATGGAGCTGATTACCAACAGAGATTGGAACAGAGTTACCCCAACCAACTTctccttttgaatttttcactgaCATGTCGATTCTCATTTCATTAGAAAACGCATCTGGGTATACTTTCCCTTTGGTTTTAGAAGGATTTGAGCATGACTTCCTCGCTATCTCAATCTTGGAATACTCATACTTCACACTAGACACAGCGGCACCGCCTTGCATATGATTGCTACCACTTTGAAACATGATATTATCGAAATAACCGGATTCATTCACAGACCTTTCGCTCCAAAGTTGTCCCACAATGCTATTAACACCTCTGATTGACCAGACTGCAGGGAACCTCAAGCTCAACATGGTTGAACAATCACCAAGATGAGCATCAGAAAAAGATTGAGCCATGTCCATAAATCGGCAAGCAACAATACAGAGCTGATTCTTGCTCTCATCCCATGATCCTTCCCCAACCAGAGCCATGTTGGGACTGAAATGCCGGTAATAATCAATATGGCTCCCGTTAGCAAACTCCACCAGGACTCGCATCCTTTCATTATCCTCAGAACATTCAATTTTACTCAAAGACATAAGATTTGGCTAGAAGAACCAGATGTGGGTGGCTCTTGTTGTTGGGGATGAGAAGTGGGTTTGAGAATTTGTGGGTTTGGGATTGGgggagtgagagtgagagtgggaAGAAGAGGAGAGTGCGGTTTGTTGGGAGAAGATGGGGTTGGAAAGAAGGTGAGAGTGAGCTCAACATGGTGAtggtgtgtgttttttttttttggctttttgtttaTGGGGTCTTTGTTTTGTGGTTTGATTGTTTGGTTTTTCTGTGGCTAGTAGAGAGGGAAGTGGTGAAGAGAAGGGTAAGGGGCTTTTATATGGTTCTTGGATTCTCATTTTttgtgcttcttttttttctttgtttttttaaaggaagagTAGGCCCAACCAACGTTGTTGTAAATAGGGGAAGGGCCCAAGTTGTTACAAAGTAGTTTACAGGTAGGGGTGTGGGGAATTTCGAAGGTCATAGGCCTAAAATTTCAACAAAGAGTAGCCCAGCCCACGGGGGAGAAATTATGAGGGTCCAATTAGCTGCGGTAAAGGTGGACACAAGATTACATACAAATGTGGGTGTTATGCTCATGGTGCTAGTCTACAATCAAAGTTCAGATTAGAAATGGGTAAAGAAGTTAATAACAAGTAAGAAAAAcgacccattaaaaaaaaaaaataaatataggcCTAAATGTACTTTTAGTTCTTACATTTTGgccctatttttattttagtttctacattttcatttcactatttttagtgcctaaaccaattaacgtgTGTTATTTtcctttccgtcagtcaacAGACGGAAATAGTTGAGGTGGCTAACGGAgagattaaaatattaataaaaatccaCTGTGGCTCTCGTCACCCATGCCACATGGGTTTCCCGCCCTTTTATGTCACATGTGACCCTCACTACAACCACCTACAGCGCGTGTGAACCCCCAAATCAGTCTACCTTCTCTTTTTGTGAACCCCCAAATTAAATTAGTCCACCTCTCTCTTAATCTGAGATAGCCATCAAACCAACATAGCAAACAACACAAACCACCATCGCAGACAAACAAACCACCattgcaaacaaacaaacccagaaatatATATACCCAAACTCATTTTTCTTGGAAtagtagagaaaagaaaagcagtGAGATCTCTATCTTTGTGAACTGAAACCAAACACACAAGTATTAGttctatgtgtgtgtatgtcCTTATATATATCTAGCTTTATATTATGTGTAGGAGCCACTAGGGGTGTCCAACTCAACTGGTGGCCCGACCCACCTGGTAAATCCGACCAAACCAAAGTTGACCGATGGCCGACCCAACTACTTCGGCGGTTGGTGACAAGTTTTTTTCTCCAGAATCTGATCTAAGTTGGTTCGGTCTCAAATCTTCTCCCCAAAACTCAAAGAAACCCAAACCGAACGAGATACATAGCATTTTCCAGTGAGATTTTTTAGATCCGACGAGATTTCAGCTAGATCCATAAAATCTCCACCGAATTTGGCGAGATCTCATTGTTTACGCTCAAATCCAACGACAATCTAGTGCGTTTTGCTCAAATAAGGCTTAGATCCGGTGAAAATATGATGGGTTTTGCTCAAATCCAACAAAACTCCGATGGTTTTTGCTCAAATCTAGCAacaatttggtgtttttttgCTTAGATCTCATGATTTTTGCATAAATCATACGacgatttgattttttttttttttttttctcagatcTAGTGAGTTTTGCACAAATCCGACTAAGATTCggcaaaaaaatacaaattgttGCCAAAAGAAATCTTTGGCAGCATCATCATCAACTTCAACCAATCTAATCGTCGATCAAACAATTCCAATCCGTCCTGACCCATTGGTTTTTGCAATCGGCGGCGGGTTTTCTCGTCGGAAACCCGATGTCATCGGGTCAGTTACGGGTTGGGCATAAACCCGATCCGTGGACACCTCTAAGGGCCATAATGTTGCTTTGTATATtcattgtttggattttgactTTATTATGTTTGTTTAGTGACTTTTTGTATATTCATTGTTGGTCCTTGTCTAGGTATGTGTTTTTTGTGGCTTCCAATGTGGTCCCTGTTTTCTCCTGTTGAAGATAATGGCTGGTTCTGTGTTTGATGTATACTGAATTAGTGGGCCAAAATGCTGAGTCATTATTAAAGTGAGTTTATGATATATAATGTTAACATGTGTTTGTTTGTGGATTACTATGCATGTGTCTATTTTTTATGACATTGTTGTTTAATATGTGTTTGTTTGTACTTTCCAATATGGTCCCTCTATTCCCTTGTTAAAGATAATGTGCATTaccatatttttat
This genomic window contains:
- the LOC126696054 gene encoding uncharacterized protein LOC126696054, whose amino-acid sequence is MRVLVEFANGSHIDYYRHFSPNMALVGEGSWDESKNQLCIVACRFMDMAQSFSDAHLGDCSTMLSLRFPAVWSIRGVNSIVGQLWSERSVNESGYFDNIMFQSGSNHMQGGAAVSSVKYEYSKIEIARKSCSNPSKTKGKVYPDAFSNEMRIDMSVKNSKGEVGWGNSVPISVGNQLHQYSSYMEPEEPANFNSSGPVNTSYHIGLTTYSSNSTNSPFNTSLKLQESFEILAEGLYDAETGILCMVGCRTHSNDYLDCEILVNFEFPSTNKRNSGPIKGTIQSTREKFDNLYFEVLNLTANAYYRDQTSIPRMDAEIIMVLISTTLSCVFVGLQLFHVKRHSHVLPFTSLVMLSILTLGYMIPLVLNFEALFLGNYSKQRILLNSGGWIEAKEVIVRMVGMVVFLFQFRLLHRTWSARRGVGNQKALWVAEKRVLFVVLPLCAAGALVAVIANWVNNENTLRTNARSYWRDLKSFASLVLDGFLLPQILLNLFLNTRERALSCAFYMGNTIVRLLPHTYDLYRAHNYFHQYDGSYIYANPGADFYSTAWDVVIPLGGLVFALIIFLQQRFGGRFILPRRFRELEGYEKVPVVIFLVIEFMALSIPVLADVISIWWCFVSYIYKDQIQYDN